The genomic interval GCCTTTGGAGAACGGAATGCTGACTGTGAACGTTCCGGCTGATAAAGCCACTGATATGGCAGGTAACGGCAACATGGTTTCCAGCACCCTGGCCCTTCGTATCAAATTCGGAATAAGTATAGACATTGTATACCCGATGCCGGCAAGTGATGTGGTGAACGTTCGCTTCAGCGGTTTTGATTACGGGGAAGCCAATTTTACAATGACAAGTATGGCTGGCCAGGTATTGCTCCAACAGGATGGCGTTGTGAAGAATGGCATACTGACCTTCAATACACAACGTGTTCCTTCCGGTACCTATGTATTGTACATCAGGACGAAAGATCACACCTTTAATACTACGGTCGTAATAGCAAGATAACAAATGATAGCCCCGGTAACACGGTTACCGGGGCTATACAAAACAACTGAGATGATACGTTTCTGTTTCCGCGCTGCAGCACTGGCTTTTATGATAGGAACAGTCCTGCCTGTTACATCGCATGCGCAGAAGACCATTAATGTGGCCACATCTGCTGCACCTTTCCTGAGAATATCACCAGATGCCCGTGCTGGCGGCATGGGAGAAATTGGCATCGCCACAAAGGCGGATGCCAACGCACCTTTCTATAATTTGTCTAAGATTGTCTTTGCAGATGCGCCGGATGGCGTAGCCGTTTCTTATACCCCGTGGCTGAGAGCGATCAGCAGCAAGATATATCTGGCTACTGTCAGTGGTTATCATAAACTGGATGATAACCAGGCAGTAAGTGCGGCGCTCCGGTATTTTAGCCTGGGCAATATCCAGTTTGCAGATGCTTCAGGTAATCCATTAGGTAGTTCAAGTCCGCGGGAGTTCTCCTTTGAAGGAGGATATGCCCGTAAACTTGGAAGCCGCCTAAGCCTGGCTTTGGCAGCACGTTACATCTACTCGAAACTGGCCAGCGGCAACGCTAATAATTCCGGCGTTAATTACAAAGCCGGAAATGCTTTTGGTGTGGATATCTCCATGACCTACAATGCAGTGAATGAAGAAGGG from Chitinophaga filiformis carries:
- the porV gene encoding type IX secretion system outer membrane channel protein PorV: MIRFCFRAAALAFMIGTVLPVTSHAQKTINVATSAAPFLRISPDARAGGMGEIGIATKADANAPFYNLSKIVFADAPDGVAVSYTPWLRAISSKIYLATVSGYHKLDDNQAVSAALRYFSLGNIQFADASGNPLGSSSPREFSFEGGYARKLGSRLSLALAARYIYSKLASGNANNSGVNYKAGNAFGVDISMTYNAVNEEGKGFTTGATITNLGSRVNYSNNSAAKEYLPSNFGAGVAYHLPAQEGHKFTFGLELNKMLTPVIPNDSAGIASYYDYSVVKSWFKSFSSANGGFKSFQVSLGCEYSYKDQFFLRTGYFYEDKYHGDRNYLTTGVGYRYGSAMINIAYIVPSGSGATRSPLSNTLRFGATVDLPWK